The genomic region TGGCTATACCTAGTGATTTGAGTTATTTTGCGGTGACACTCGAGCAATCACGCGTATTCAACGGGCATCTTCGTATCAACTATGAGACGGTCAAGCCCCGACTACTGAGAATATGTCGCCAACTATTATTTCAGTCGTCTGTGAAAGCAATCTCATCAATTTCGTGACGAGGGTTTTCGTCATCGTCATCCTCATATTTATAACTCACATCTTCCTCTTCATCTGCCGTTGCATTATGTGACCCATCGCAGTACGGCTTGTTATTTGAGAGACCGCAAGCACAAAGATATGCAGTTCCGCCCTGCTCTTCAAGATCATCTTCATCAAGCGGTGTCGGTCCATTTGCCTCGTGTGTGACTTCTCGTGACATATATTATATATCGACATCAAGACACAAGAGTCCTCCGCGGCATATAATCTATGGTTATAATATCAATATATAACACACCCGTAATGAGATTCGAAATGATACTATCTATACAATAGTTCGGTATCTTAGCATTCTCCTTGCCCTGGAGAGCGAGGTTTTCGGCTTGCATCCCCGATAATGGAGATTACGACAGGATTCAACAGCGATAGGCGCAGTTATGTATCAGTATGATCAAGATGCTCAGCGACAATTTCAAGCACTTCATATCCGTCATGCCCGGCGATTAACGGAATTGTCGTCACTGGTTGGTCGAACTGCTCTTGAGTCCGTTGTAACACCTTTTGTTGGCTTTCTCGGCGGGTACTACAAAGCGTACATGATGTATCAATATCGGTGAGCACTTTATTGACGACAATTTGATCAACATGGACCGAAGCACTCTCAAGTCGTTCGAGTAATCGTTCAGTCTCAAGTCGTGAGAGTCGTTCAGGTTCCATGACAACTCGAAAGCGGGTCTGATCTGGGTTCTGAAGAACCGTAGCAACACGCTCAATACGGGATTTTGTTGAGTCAACATCGATATCTGAGAGTCCACGCTCTCGGTCGTCACTCCCACCGGTAAAAAATCCACTCACCGCGTTTGTCACACTTTCAACCTGCGATTTTACCTGCAATGCTTTGCCAAATGTTGAATCAAGGATATCGGGAAGTTGGAGAAGTTTAAGTGTATGTCCGGTTGGAGCTGTATCGAAGACAACGTGATCCCATGTATCATCGCCAATATACTGACTGAATGCGTCGACGACAGCAAGTTCATCGCTGCCAATAACATCACCAGCGTCAATTCCAAATGTATCACCAATATCGACGCCGAGATTCTCAATCTCATTTGTCAACGCGTCAATCGTATCTGCATAATTATCATCAAGTCGCTGTTGAGGGTCAATCTCAGCAGCATACAGCGGGTACGTGTCGTGAACCGATGTTGGTGTAGCACCGACACTCATCTCAAATCGGTCTCCGACTGAATGGGCAGGGTCTGTTGAAACCACAAGTGTCCGCTTCCCATGGCGGGCGTTGGCGAGTGCTGTTGCCGACGCACAAGTGGTCTTGCCGACACCGCCCTTTCCACCATATAAAGTAAATTCGGGCATTACCATCACATGGACCCCAGTGTGTATATGTCACGCGGACCAGCCGTGATGACATATTTAGAATATGATACGATGTAATCAAATATAGTACTACGTAGTATATTCTACTTTTTACGCCAAACCGTGAATTGAATCATAGATATATGCCACAAATGCCTGAGAGTATACTCATATTCACGTTCCACACACGGGATAAAGTACCTCTACTTCTGGGACGCTTGCCGTATTTTATCTACAGAATCCTCACAGGCGAATTGATACTCCCACTATCGTTGATATCAGAATATGCACCTAGATATCCGGTTATCGGGATAGTCAGAAGTTATAGCGTCCCTGCGCGTTCCATTTCGCGAAGATCCGAAACACGTTCTCTGATATTCTCCATCTCGCCATCCTCGCGTTTGTTATCCACA from Haloquadratum walsbyi C23 harbors:
- a CDS encoding CDGSH iron-sulfur domain-containing protein, with amino-acid sequence MSREVTHEANGPTPLDEDDLEEQGGTAYLCACGLSNNKPYCDGSHNATADEEEDVSYKYEDDDDENPRHEIDEIAFTDD
- a CDS encoding ArsA family ATPase, translating into MPEFTLYGGKGGVGKTTCASATALANARHGKRTLVVSTDPAHSVGDRFEMSVGATPTSVHDTYPLYAAEIDPQQRLDDNYADTIDALTNEIENLGVDIGDTFGIDAGDVIGSDELAVVDAFSQYIGDDTWDHVVFDTAPTGHTLKLLQLPDILDSTFGKALQVKSQVESVTNAVSGFFTGGSDDRERGLSDIDVDSTKSRIERVATVLQNPDQTRFRVVMEPERLSRLETERLLERLESASVHVDQIVVNKVLTDIDTSCTLCSTRRESQQKVLQRTQEQFDQPVTTIPLIAGHDGYEVLEIVAEHLDHTDT